ATCTCTGGCTAAAAGGTTGATTACCCCTGCCTGAGAAAGGGCTGTTTCGTCTGCTTCTTCTTCTACTAAGTCGATGACATCGTCAAAGGTAATATCCCCCACCAAGCGCCCTTCGCTATCCACGACGGGAATGGCTGGAAGGTTTATCTCTCCTAATAGTCTGACTGCTTCTGAGGTGCGATCGCCCGTCATCACTGCAACGGCATTATTTTCCAAAACATCAACGATTGAAGCAGTGGGATTACTTTTAATTAAATTTACAGTACGCACATAGCCCTGATAATGGCGCTCATGGTCAATGACAAAAACCATTTCTAACTGGTTATCATCCAAATCAGAATTTTTGACCAACTCCAACGCTTGGGCTACCGTTGCTCTAGTTCTAACGGAAATAATCCGTAAATTGGTAATTCTGCCGACACTACCTTCGGGATAACCCAACAAAATATTAACATTTTCCCGTTCTTGGGGTGGTAAATTGGCAATCAACCTTTTTACTACCTTGGCAGGTAGTTCATCAAATAGCCTGACGCGCTCGTCTGCTTCCAAACCTTCCACTAACGCCATCACCTCGGGGCTTTCCATCATTTGAGTTAATCCTGCTTGATCTTCAGGACGTAAATATTCAAATACCCTCGCCGCTTTATTTTTTTCTAATAAACGAAAAGCCAAAACCCTTTTTTCTGGTTCGATGTCCATCAACAGTTGTACTAATTCGGCAGGGGGAAAATTGTTGGCTTCTTTTTTCGCCGCCTCTAGCGCATAGGGTTCTAATAAATCTTTGAGTAAGTTACGCATTATGACCTCTTTCCATAATCAATGTTTTGGTTAGATAAATAGAGAAGAGGAAATATTAAATAATGAATTTTCTGAGAATTTATCGCACTACAATAACCCCTTATTTTTGCTCTCAATTCAAAGGATATAGTTATATTTTGCCCACAATGATTAGAAATAAGACAAACAAATAATATTAAGTTCGAGTAATTAGTTGTGAAAAGGATCGCTTTTTCGCCCCCTAAATCCCCCAATTCTGGGGGACTTTCTATTGTAATGATTTATCCGAACTGGATATAAATAATTACAATCACAGTGATATAACAAGGTCTTTTAGTTCCTTGCCACCTCAATTTATTATTATTATGTTCCTAAAAATAATAGGCAAAATAAACCATGTCTATATCCATAGATACAGAGCAAAATAAAGGTCAATAGTTGATAACTATCCCTCAAAAATAATTCTGTTGTAAAGGTTAATCTCTTTCCCTTTGAGCCACTTTCTTCGGTAGTGACCTGAGATATAACCCCATCCAAGAATGTGTTATTTTCTGTTGGTCAACTACCCAATACTATGTCCGCTAGGATCAGGATCTTCCTCTACTGTCATAGATTTCACCGTTACAATTTGGCTACTACTACCAGAAGAATCCATCTACTTAATTTTTCCTTAATTTAATAAATAAATATTTAGTGTGATTTTTAATAACCACCCTATATGAAGTTAACAAATATTATCTTTTTTGTCAATATATATTTTAATTTTTTTTGTTTTAGTCATCTCAAATGTATAATTTTCACGGCAATAAATGAATATCCAACCACTTCTAATATTTATCGTAATCGCTAAGTATTCTACGATGTATATGATGAAAAAAATGTTTATCTAAACGCTAAAAGTGATAGCCCTGAATAGCTAACTAAGGATAATTATAATATTCCCATCTAAATCGAAAATTACAGGAAGATTAAAATAGAATTGAATCAAGTAGATTTTGCTTTTGAGGATTTTTCATGAACAAACAGCAGGTTTTAGACATTATCAAAACGAACCAAGATCGTCTCAATGAATTTGCAGTAAAAGAATTATTTTTATTTGGCTCAGTGGCAAGGGGTGAGGAAACAGCAAATAGTGATGTAGATTTTTTAGTTAATTTTAATCGTCCTGTGGGATTATCAAAATTTCTGGGTCTGAAACCCCGTCCTTATAGGACGGCTTTATATTTTTATTGTATATTAGACTTGACATTTTCTTCTTTTCGCTATATAGTAAAGATATAGCGTACGAGATAAAAGTATGTATCAAACACAGAAAAACCAAATTAGAGGACTGTCTAAATCTGAATTTGTAGCCCTGCAAACGTTGTGTAGATTAACAAAAAATCTATATAACGTGGGCTTGTATCAGATTAGGCAGTTTTTCTTTTTAGAGAATGGTTTTCTGCGTTATGAATCTAATTATCACCAATGCAAAACAAATGAAAACTACAAATTATTAAATACCGATATAGCCCAACAAACCTTGAAAGTTGTAGATAGAAGTTTTCGTTCTTTCTTCAACTTAATAAAAAAGGCAAAATCTGGAAATTATCAATTCAATCAGATTGCTTTGCCTCGATACTTAAAGAAAGATGGTTATTTCCCTTTGATAATGCCGAGAATTATCGTCAAAGATGGATACTTTAAAGTTCCTATGTCTAGGGAATTTAAGAAAGAGTATGGGGAGGTTAAAATACCTTTCCCTCAACGCTTAAATCCTGAAAAATTAAAGGAAGTTAGAATATATCCAAAATATAATTGTCAGTTCTTTGAGGTTGAGTTTATCACGAAGGAAGAACCACAGATAGTTGAGTTTAAGTCAGATAATGCGTTAGCGGTAGATTTAGGTCTAAATAATCTTGCTACTTGTGTTAGTACCAATGGGGCATCGTTTATTATCGATGGTCGCAGATTAAAAAGTTACAACCATTGGTATAACAAGGTAAATGCGAAACTGCAATCTATCAAGGATAAGCAGGGTCTAAAGGCTATCACTAAAAGGCAAGGGAGATTGTTACTCAAGAGGAATAATCAGGTTAGAGACTATCTAAGCAAAACAGCAAGATACATTGTGGAAACTTGTCTTCGCCTAGATATAGGTACTCTAATTGTGGGAGTAACCAAAGGCTGGAAACAGAATGCACACATGGGCAAAAGGAATAACCAGAATTTTATACAAATCCCTCACTATTCCCTTAGAGAAAAACTTAAGGCTTTATGCGAAAACTATGGTATCCAATACTTAGAGCAGGAAGAATCCTATACTAGCAAGGCAAGTGCCTTGGATAATGACAATATCCCTGTTTATTCTCCTGACAATATCGTTAAGCATATTTTTAGTGGTAAACGAGTAAAGCGTGGCTTATACCAGTCAAAAGATGGTACAAGGGTAAACGCTGATTGTAATGGAGCCTTTAACATAGGTAGAAAAAGTAAGCATGAGGGCTTTGCCCAAGTGTGTAGTGGACTTTTGACAAG
The sequence above is a segment of the Cyanobacterium stanieri PCC 7202 genome. Coding sequences within it:
- a CDS encoding DNA polymerase beta domain protein region (PFAM: Nucleotidyltransferase domain~InterPro IPR002934~KEGG: cyn:Cyan7425_3147 DNA polymerase beta domain protein region~PFAM: DNA polymerase beta domain protein region~SPTR: DNA polymerase beta domain protein region) is translated as MNKQQVLDIIKTNQDRLNEFAVKELFLFGSVARGEETANSDVDFLVNFNRPVGLSKFLGLKPRPYRTALYFYCILDLTFSSFRYIVKI
- a CDS encoding magnesium transporter (PFAM: MgtE intracellular N domain; Divalent cation transporter; CBS domain~TIGRFAM: Mg2+ transporter (mgtE)~COGs: COG2239 Mg/Co/Ni transporter MgtE (contains CBS domain)~InterPro IPR006669:IPR000644:IPR006668:IPR006667~KEGG: cyb:CYB_2114 magnesium transporter~PFAM: MgtE intracellular region; CBS domain containing protein; MgtE integral membrane region~SPTR: Mg2+ transporter;~TIGRFAM: magnesium transporter), with translation MRNLLKDLLEPYALEAAKKEANNFPPAELVQLLMDIEPEKRVLAFRLLEKNKAARVFEYLRPEDQAGLTQMMESPEVMALVEGLEADERVRLFDELPAKVVKRLIANLPPQERENVNILLGYPEGSVGRITNLRIISVRTRATVAQALELVKNSDLDDNQLEMVFVIDHERHYQGYVRTVNLIKSNPTASIVDVLENNAVAVMTGDRTSEAVRLLGEINLPAIPVVDSEGRLVGDITFDDVIDLVEEEADETALSQAGVINLLARDEAWSDVLVKGSAFSAVRIRIAFLLITLAGGFLVGGVIETFEEVLEEIPAAAVFIPLVMDMGGNVGTQSTTAFARGVAWEQINLNRYFLYIFREARIGILMGLILGGVSGIVAYVWQGIPNEIPQLGIVVGISLALVVTLGAMLGSILPWAMLKLGFDHGPGADPLITTIKDFVGLWIYFSLATWLIGVV
- a CDS encoding transposase, IS605 OrfB family (PFAM: Probable transposase~TIGRFAM: transposase, IS605 OrfB family, central region~COGs: COG0675 Transposase and inactivated derivatives~InterPro IPR010095~KEGG: cyh:Cyan8802_4630 transposase, IS605 OrfB family~PFAM: transposase IS605 OrfB~SPTR: Transposase, IS605 OrfB family;~TIGRFAM: transposase, IS605 OrfB family), whose amino-acid sequence is MYQTQKNQIRGLSKSEFVALQTLCRLTKNLYNVGLYQIRQFFFLENGFLRYESNYHQCKTNENYKLLNTDIAQQTLKVVDRSFRSFFNLIKKAKSGNYQFNQIALPRYLKKDGYFPLIMPRIIVKDGYFKVPMSREFKKEYGEVKIPFPQRLNPEKLKEVRIYPKYNCQFFEVEFITKEEPQIVEFKSDNALAVDLGLNNLATCVSTNGASFIIDGRRLKSYNHWYNKVNAKLQSIKDKQGLKAITKRQGRLLLKRNNQVRDYLSKTARYIVETCLRLDIGTLIVGVTKGWKQNAHMGKRNNQNFIQIPHYSLREKLKALCENYGIQYLEQEESYTSKASALDNDNIPVYSPDNIVKHIFSGKRVKRGLYQSKDGTRVNADCNGAFNIGRKSKHEGFAQVCSGLLTSPLRITNLNVSLN